In Arachis hypogaea cultivar Tifrunner chromosome 17, arahy.Tifrunner.gnm2.J5K5, whole genome shotgun sequence, a single window of DNA contains:
- the LOC112763198 gene encoding uncharacterized protein, whose protein sequence is MGQDHHKLDLKVIAQHIFTMVKADLTISIMVMQGGVENHFGYKTFYRKVWLTKQRVIARIYGDWEESYNELPRWLFAMQMYFGATCDTTLAWFIDAHCKPHFSIDDTHLYGKYGGVLLMTIAQDGNANNLLIAFAIGEGETKEA, encoded by the exons ATGGGTCAAGACCATCATAAGTTGGATTTAAAGGTGATTGCTCAACATATTTTCACAATGGTCAAAGCAGATCTAACAATCAGCATCATGGTTATGCAAGGAGGTGTGGAGAATCACTTCGGTTACAAGACGTTCTATAGAAAGGTTTGGCTCACAAAGCAAAGAGTCATTGCTAGAATATATGgtgattgggaggagtcatacaatGAGCTTCCTCGTTGGTTATTCGCTATGCAGAT GTACTTCGGTGCAACTTGTGACACAACCTTGGCTTGGTTCATCGACGCT CATTGCAAGCCACATTTTTCTATCGACGACACCCACTTATATGGTAAATATGGAGGCGTGTTACTAATGACCATTGCTCAAGATGGCAATGCAAACAATTTGCTTATTGCATTTGCCATTGGTGAGGGTGAGACGAAGGAGGCTTGA